Proteins encoded in a region of the Pediococcus claussenii ATCC BAA-344 genome:
- a CDS encoding type 2 lanthipeptide synthetase LanM family protein → MVKKTDSVQGQIEKAIGTDVLQLAMDNLSKFKQPVEDIVYLNRLEEDSLLLVRNDYDSKKLYFLNHKKVIFSSFYDRLFFIAQNLLKKEYPECIKILSPHAQKMFLNSVGEKLDLICTRTLIYEMHIQNHLGNLNGVTPEDQYLSFNKEILGTNDEFIRILNTYSVMKTAIFSLIGGALKNLDFMIKHFLQDKELIMSQFGVKENIKKINDLSVNLSDSHSNGKIVYKLTLDDNKEIIYKPRSVNTEIIYQKILSHFIKVTPSSKKSLYYPIIDKKEYGWSVFVDHKNCKTEQEVSSYYYNFGIISFVNMLLNTDDLHFENLISSDEYPVLVDVETIMSNDINRIDFSNAGSIISHLLNSTVLRSGLLPTFVSFGGDNEGFDYSAINGEKDVELPYKVPRIENMYRSDMRIHYVHPHMHNENNQVRLKQTVVNPHRYVKEIVKGFCNAYKKAISLKETLISDLEFFNGIQSRILLKNTQQYSMVLRTSYHPIFLQNAQERIKFLHSIGKNTDTSSEQGKFILYSEVQDLLNNDIPYFYSKPKSKKLYNSMGDCINFFGDTAYSVIKKRIKNLNIEDMNFQRFIISLKISSPTPEMRVKEKRQTTLNFNKETANLVYSHDIFDTAAKKILDNLYNRAFISKKNNDVNWIQAVLSTEADNSWEISKMGMYLYDGIAGIAIFVNAFLAQNQNFLDKKYLQLKIALDNTLFKYVDQCLFDKNFFDDKSLGAFYGESSIAYTFQILFRITQNKLYFEYARKICDHLPNQVENDDICDYLLGSAGAINVFVNMFELTGNKKYLNISMSLLDHIEKSARVAFPDNSIAWKSDMASDPLAGLSHGASGFILSFSRLYKATKDKRILDLISNTLNFEDKLYDHNLHNWRDNRIIQGQRNYKNNINPVAWCHGSSGILLARLAVKRNCANVNNDLVERDIRLAIDSIKRMGNRDQNCLCHGSFGNVLCLLEAQDELTIQDQKDLEIIKLKMAKKVLEGHWSCGLPPQYENTSFMLGISGIGYALLKMNNSKLPNVLSLEI, encoded by the coding sequence CCCCATGCTCAAAAAATGTTTTTAAATTCCGTTGGGGAAAAATTAGACTTAATTTGTACTAGAACATTAATTTACGAAATGCATATTCAGAACCATTTAGGAAATTTGAATGGTGTAACACCAGAAGATCAGTATCTATCGTTTAATAAAGAAATTTTAGGGACTAACGACGAATTCATACGCATTTTAAACACGTATTCCGTCATGAAAACCGCGATTTTTTCATTAATAGGTGGGGCATTAAAGAATCTAGATTTTATGATAAAACACTTTTTGCAAGATAAAGAATTAATTATGTCGCAATTTGGTGTCAAAGAAAACATAAAAAAAATCAATGATCTTAGTGTAAATTTATCTGATAGCCACTCAAATGGCAAAATTGTTTATAAATTGACTTTGGATGATAATAAAGAAATAATTTACAAACCTCGATCTGTAAACACTGAAATCATATATCAAAAAATCTTGTCACATTTCATAAAAGTGACCCCTTCCTCTAAAAAATCTCTGTACTACCCAATCATTGATAAAAAAGAATATGGGTGGTCTGTTTTTGTGGACCATAAAAACTGTAAAACGGAACAGGAGGTTTCCTCTTATTATTATAATTTTGGAATAATTTCATTTGTAAACATGCTCTTAAATACAGATGATTTGCATTTTGAAAATTTGATTTCTAGTGATGAATATCCTGTTTTAGTTGATGTCGAAACCATTATGAGTAACGACATTAATCGTATTGACTTTAGTAATGCAGGTTCCATAATCTCTCATCTTCTTAACAGTACAGTACTAAGATCTGGTCTGCTGCCAACCTTTGTAAGTTTTGGCGGTGATAATGAGGGTTTTGATTATAGTGCAATCAATGGAGAAAAAGATGTAGAGCTTCCTTATAAGGTTCCAAGAATCGAAAATATGTATCGTAGCGATATGAGAATTCATTATGTTCATCCTCATATGCATAATGAAAATAACCAAGTTCGATTGAAACAAACAGTAGTAAACCCCCACAGGTATGTTAAGGAAATTGTTAAGGGATTTTGTAATGCTTATAAAAAAGCGATTTCCTTAAAAGAAACACTTATTTCTGATTTGGAATTTTTTAATGGTATTCAGAGCAGAATTCTATTAAAAAACACTCAACAGTATTCAATGGTATTAAGAACTTCTTACCACCCTATTTTTTTGCAAAATGCACAAGAAAGAATAAAGTTTCTGCATTCTATAGGAAAAAATACAGATACAAGTTCTGAACAAGGTAAATTTATTCTATATAGTGAAGTTCAAGACTTACTCAACAATGACATTCCCTACTTTTACAGTAAACCTAAGTCTAAAAAGCTTTATAACAGTATGGGTGATTGTATTAACTTTTTTGGTGACACTGCTTATTCTGTAATAAAGAAAAGAATCAAGAATCTAAATATTGAGGACATGAATTTCCAAAGATTCATTATATCTCTTAAGATTTCTTCGCCCACACCAGAAATGAGAGTGAAGGAAAAACGGCAAACTACCCTTAATTTTAATAAAGAGACAGCAAATTTAGTTTATTCACACGATATTTTTGACACTGCTGCAAAAAAAATATTAGATAATCTATATAATAGAGCCTTTATATCAAAAAAAAATAATGATGTTAATTGGATTCAAGCAGTGTTAAGTACAGAAGCAGATAATTCTTGGGAAATATCTAAAATGGGTATGTATTTGTATGATGGAATAGCAGGTATTGCAATTTTTGTTAATGCTTTTCTAGCACAAAATCAAAATTTTTTGGACAAGAAATACTTACAGTTAAAAATAGCATTAGATAATACATTGTTTAAGTACGTAGATCAATGCTTGTTTGATAAAAATTTTTTTGATGATAAATCATTAGGTGCTTTTTACGGGGAGTCATCTATCGCATATACATTCCAAATTCTTTTTCGAATAACTCAAAATAAATTGTATTTTGAATATGCTCGCAAGATATGCGATCACCTCCCAAATCAAGTTGAAAATGATGATATTTGTGATTATTTACTTGGAAGTGCTGGAGCAATCAACGTATTTGTAAACATGTTTGAACTAACCGGGAACAAGAAATACTTAAATATAAGTATGTCGTTGCTGGATCATATCGAAAAAAGTGCACGAGTTGCTTTTCCTGATAATTCCATTGCATGGAAATCGGATATGGCCAGCGATCCTCTTGCAGGACTATCACATGGAGCGAGCGGTTTTATTCTTTCTTTTTCTCGTTTGTATAAAGCCACCAAGGATAAAAGAATATTAGACTTGATAAGCAATACATTAAATTTTGAAGATAAGCTCTATGACCATAATTTGCATAACTGGAGAGACAACCGAATCATTCAAGGACAAAGAAATTATAAGAATAATATCAATCCTGTTGCATGGTGTCATGGATCAAGTGGAATCTTACTGGCTCGACTTGCTGTCAAAAGAAATTGCGCTAACGTTAATAACGACTTAGTTGAAAGGGATATACGACTTGCTATTGATTCTATTAAGCGAATGGGTAATCGTGACCAAAATTGTCTGTGTCATGGAAGTTTTGGTAATGTTCTTTGCTTATTAGAAGCACAAGATGAGTTAACAATTCAAGACCAAAAGGATCTAGAAATTATTAAGTTGAAAATGGCCAAAAAAGTTTTAGAGGGACATTGGTCATGTGGATTACCTCCTCAATATGAAAATACTAGCTTTATGCTGGGAATTTCTGGCATAGGATATGCACTTCTAAAAATGAACAATTCAAAGTTACCTAATGTACTCTCTTTAGAAATTTAA
- a CDS encoding peptidase domain-containing ABC transporter: MRKHRIRLINQFSSSDCGLACILMIFKSYGYNKNLYNLIATVRPSRDGLTVAQLKTISKDNQFDLKAFKFKSRKSLIQNLPAILPTKDGHYVVISSVKKNVFTVLDPAEGVQKQSFQDLQQNCLPVLCIITPLPSFSKQTKFHGFIPSNKGILGSFNFKKSDVFITIFCTVILEAIVLIIPDIIKRIVNASVKTDINIQQVLIVLCLIIISFFVLNLLFTWIRQWVVLRMQTSVFKQVIDKLLEKLFSIDLTFYETHSTGDILNRFNNISMINNFLSTFLIKMFIDILTGIVCFIVMLTISPLLTTSIILIGAFEGILIYSLNSKLHSKTQEYITTQTQAQDNMADVFNNIIQIMCMGSQDKLEKDLENKYFKSIDSFREKGSLNNNLQSWLDSISVITNLLIYTLGFFLIQKGQINIGTLIQFVSLSSFAITPINSTIGAIPQIKVIQEITNRLNEIMFYKSVSRNGGTEISAINDIEVSHVSFSYSQTTNLDLRDISIKIPKGKRIAIVGNSGGGKTTLTKLIMNVFDDYSGSMYVNGVNYRKLNSASLYDKISVVTQTPLAINGTIKDNLDFGNKLSDSQLEDCLKNAEILDFVKQLPLGINTVMGDNGQNLSGGQKQRIAIARAISKNPELIIFDEGTNSLDQLTEQKIYHNLQSLNITQLIISHRLAAIQDADYIYVLSHGEIIEEGIHDELIAKKGLYYRNFLDNKQIEGRES; encoded by the coding sequence GTGAGGAAGCATAGAATTAGACTAATAAACCAATTTAGTAGTTCTGATTGTGGACTAGCGTGTATTTTAATGATTTTTAAATCGTATGGATATAATAAAAATTTATACAATTTAATTGCAACAGTAAGGCCTTCCCGAGACGGGCTTACTGTTGCACAATTGAAAACCATATCTAAAGATAATCAGTTTGATCTAAAAGCTTTTAAATTTAAATCAAGAAAATCTTTAATACAGAACTTACCAGCAATTTTGCCCACAAAAGACGGCCATTATGTTGTAATATCAAGTGTTAAAAAAAACGTGTTTACAGTATTGGATCCAGCAGAAGGGGTGCAAAAACAAAGCTTTCAAGACCTACAGCAAAATTGTTTACCTGTACTCTGTATCATCACACCACTACCTTCTTTTTCAAAACAGACTAAGTTTCATGGATTTATACCTTCAAATAAGGGGATATTAGGCTCTTTCAATTTTAAAAAGAGTGATGTTTTTATCACCATATTTTGCACAGTTATTCTTGAAGCTATAGTCCTAATTATTCCTGATATTATTAAGCGCATAGTTAACGCTTCAGTAAAAACTGATATTAATATTCAACAAGTTTTAATAGTCTTGTGTCTTATAATAATAAGTTTTTTTGTTCTAAATTTGTTGTTCACTTGGATTAGACAATGGGTTGTTCTACGTATGCAAACGAGCGTCTTTAAGCAGGTAATTGATAAACTTCTCGAAAAATTATTCAGTATTGATCTTACATTCTATGAGACCCATTCCACAGGTGACATTTTGAATCGTTTTAACAATATAAGTATGATCAATAATTTTCTTTCAACCTTTTTAATTAAAATGTTCATAGATATTTTAACCGGAATAGTTTGTTTTATTGTAATGTTGACTATTTCACCATTGTTAACCACCTCTATTATTCTAATTGGGGCTTTTGAGGGGATTTTAATTTACAGCTTAAATTCCAAGTTGCATTCCAAAACGCAAGAGTATATAACTACACAAACGCAAGCCCAAGATAATATGGCAGATGTGTTTAACAATATCATTCAGATCATGTGTATGGGAAGCCAAGACAAGTTAGAAAAAGACTTGGAAAATAAATATTTTAAAAGTATCGATTCTTTTAGAGAAAAGGGTTCTTTAAACAATAACTTGCAAAGTTGGTTAGACAGTATCAGTGTAATAACAAACCTCTTGATCTATACTCTTGGATTCTTTCTGATTCAAAAAGGTCAAATAAACATAGGGACTCTTATACAGTTCGTCTCTCTTAGTTCATTTGCGATTACTCCGATTAATTCTACCATTGGTGCGATTCCTCAGATCAAGGTGATTCAGGAGATTACTAACAGATTAAATGAAATAATGTTTTATAAATCTGTTTCGAGAAATGGAGGAACCGAAATTTCAGCAATTAATGATATTGAAGTTTCTCATGTTTCATTCTCTTATAGTCAAACAACCAATCTTGATCTAAGAGATATTTCAATCAAGATCCCTAAAGGAAAACGTATTGCCATTGTGGGAAATTCCGGTGGAGGAAAAACGACGCTTACAAAATTAATCATGAATGTTTTTGATGACTACAGTGGAAGTATGTATGTTAATGGTGTCAACTATAGGAAGCTAAATTCAGCAAGCTTATATGATAAAATATCAGTAGTTACTCAAACACCATTAGCAATCAATGGGACTATTAAAGATAATTTAGACTTTGGAAATAAATTGTCTGATAGTCAACTTGAAGATTGCTTAAAAAATGCAGAGATTTTAGATTTTGTAAAACAGTTGCCTTTGGGCATTAATACTGTAATGGGGGATAATGGGCAAAACTTGTCTGGTGGTCAAAAGCAAAGAATAGCAATTGCAAGAGCAATCAGCAAAAATCCTGAACTTATAATATTTGATGAAGGAACAAATAGCTTGGATCAATTAACTGAACAAAAGATTTATCATAATTTACAGTCTCTAAATATCACGCAACTTATTATTTCGCATAGGCTTGCGGCCATTCAAGATGCGGATTATATTTATGTACTAAGTCATGGAGAAATCATTGAGGAAGGGATTCATGACGAACTAATAGCAAAAAAGGGACTTTATTATAGAAACTTTCTTGATAACAAGCAAATTGAGGGGAGAGAGAGTTAA
- a CDS encoding ABC transporter ATP-binding protein: protein MDLNNDYVLRTDHLTKIYGPQISVKNLSIHVQKGKIYGLLGKNGAGKSTTMKMILGLIKPSSGTYSLFGKDMSKITNSELKSIFSKVGNTIESPGFYPNLTGTENLRIFAKLRKLPEKTIESSLTKLGLPYKDKKLFSEYSLGMKQRLAIANATMNSPELLILDEPINGLDPEGIVDIRKLLIDLSQNQGTTILISSHILSEMQLIADDIGIIANGALLVESKLQDLIEQNSNSFVFKVSNSANAAKILEQQFKIKDIVITNQQKLSISHAITDSAAIIKAFIMNGIDVQAAYLKEGTLENYFESITNGGASHE, encoded by the coding sequence ATGGATTTAAATAACGATTACGTTCTCAGAACAGATCACTTAACAAAAATTTATGGTCCGCAGATTAGTGTTAAGAATCTAAGTATTCATGTACAAAAAGGGAAGATTTACGGATTATTAGGGAAAAATGGTGCTGGTAAAAGCACAACCATGAAAATGATTCTAGGTTTAATTAAACCTAGTTCTGGTACATACTCGTTATTTGGAAAAGATATGTCGAAGATTACCAATAGTGAGCTGAAATCAATTTTCAGTAAAGTAGGTAATACAATTGAATCCCCAGGATTCTATCCTAACTTAACTGGGACAGAAAATTTACGAATATTCGCTAAATTGCGGAAGTTACCAGAAAAGACAATAGAGAGCTCACTGACCAAACTAGGATTACCCTATAAAGATAAAAAATTGTTTTCAGAATATTCTTTAGGTATGAAACAACGGCTGGCAATTGCTAACGCGACTATGAACTCACCGGAGCTTTTAATCCTAGATGAACCAATCAATGGGTTGGACCCGGAAGGTATCGTCGATATTCGTAAGTTACTGATCGATTTAAGCCAGAATCAAGGGACGACAATTTTAATTTCGAGCCATATTTTGTCTGAAATGCAACTAATTGCTGATGATATTGGCATTATTGCCAATGGGGCCTTATTGGTTGAATCAAAGCTGCAAGATTTAATTGAACAAAACAGCAATTCATTTGTTTTTAAAGTATCTAATAGCGCCAATGCTGCTAAGATTCTAGAGCAACAATTCAAGATTAAAGATATTGTGATCACTAATCAGCAAAAGTTATCAATTAGCCATGCCATTACAGATTCTGCTGCAATTATTAAGGCATTTATTATGAACGGCATAGATGTTCAGGCGGCCTATTTAAAGGAAGGTACATTGGAAAATTATTTTGAATCCATTACCAATGGGGGCGCTAGCCATGAGTAG
- a CDS encoding ABC transporter permease, with protein MSSLLVCEFKKLKRNSILKYTVLAAFLFPIPLSLLALHANMSFDKLKMFVFVFGFYLLMPIFLGLILATLVFEERDNNTLKNILTIPISKRSLLLAKIIATLIIGVIFAVVSLILPIILGVVRGNIDLGQFFTTLGIGLIIGVMVTVADLPLLIVVLKMKKNYLMSFVVSLSYTILSFVTSLQYNRFPLPLSVVFKWSLPHISSGTMSASITRLFFSTPSCIGILCIVGFLSYYVAVKLFESEEE; from the coding sequence ATGAGTAGTCTTCTAGTCTGTGAATTCAAAAAATTAAAACGGAATAGTATTTTAAAATATACGGTATTAGCCGCTTTCTTATTTCCGATTCCCTTATCACTATTAGCATTACATGCTAATATGTCGTTTGATAAGTTGAAAATGTTTGTTTTTGTTTTTGGCTTTTACCTACTAATGCCAATTTTTCTAGGGCTAATATTAGCAACCTTGGTCTTTGAAGAACGTGATAATAACACCTTAAAAAACATTTTAACCATTCCTATTTCTAAAAGGAGTCTATTATTAGCAAAAATTATTGCAACATTAATTATCGGGGTGATTTTCGCAGTTGTCTCTTTAATATTGCCCATTATATTAGGTGTGGTACGCGGAAATATTGATCTGGGGCAATTCTTTACCACCCTTGGGATCGGCCTGATCATTGGTGTAATGGTAACCGTTGCTGATCTACCATTACTGATAGTCGTCTTGAAAATGAAAAAGAATTACTTAATGTCGTTTGTGGTAAGTTTGTCATATACAATATTGAGCTTTGTCACTTCATTACAATATAATCGCTTCCCGTTGCCGCTTTCTGTTGTCTTCAAGTGGTCATTACCACATATTTCATCTGGTACGATGTCCGCTAGCATTACCAGACTCTTTTTTTCCACGCCCTCTTGTATTGGAATCTTGTGTATTGTGGGATTTTTATCATACTATGTCGCAGTCAAATT